The DNA sequence TAAAGGTGGGGGAAGGAATGTTTTTATGTTGGAACTGTCGTTTGAAAAAGAAGTTGTTAAAACCTTAACGACTGGAAGCAATCAATGGGTGGAACGCAAAGACCTGTATGGTGCGACGCCGGATCAATTATGGGCTAATTTTCGTGATAAATTAAATAACAATAACTATGCTAAATTGCAGGGACACCCTTTAACTGATACCGAATTTAATCAGGTTAAACGGGCGATTGAGGTCCGGACACCTTACGAAGCAGCTAAGTTACTAGCCGCCGAAAATGGCATTGGCAAAGTTGAAGTTGAACGTGATGATGCTAAGCTGGGCACGGTTACGCTCGAGTTGTTTTGGAAAGCGGACGTTGCTGGCGGTAAATCTAGTTATGAAGTGGTACGGCAAGCAGTGCGACCACGGTTAGCTGGTACTCAAGATGTCGATCCTGATCGCCGTTTTGACGTAACCCTATTGATTAATGGGTTACCCTTAATTCAATTGGAACTAAAAAAAGCCACGGTCGAACTTAACCAGGCTTTTAATCAAATTGAAAAATACGCACAGGAAGGTAAATATACGGGAATTTACTCGCTGTTGCAAATGTTTGTGATTATGACGCCGGATAGTACGGCGTATTTTGCGAATGCCGAACCGGATCATTTCAATAAAGCTTTTTTGTTTAATTGGCGAACGCGGGATAATCACCCCGTGGAAAACGGCTTAGCGTTTACGCGCCAAGTCCTTAATATTCCCATGGCCCACAAAATGGTCAGTGAATATACGGTCATCGACCAAGAACGTCAGAGCTTAATTCTCTTACGGCCTTATCAGATTTATGCGATTGAAGCCGTGATGCACCGGATTCATGACCATCAAGATGGCTTTGTTTGGCATACCACGGGTTCTGGTAAAACACTCACCTCATATAAAACCGCTAAATTAGCTGCGCAAGATCCCGGTGTCGATAAGGTCATCTTCTTAGTTGACCGGCGGGATTTAGACGAACAGACAACCAGCAACTTTAGTGCCTATGCTGCCAATGACGATATTGCCATTAACGAAGCCCAAAATACCGGTGATTTAATGCGTAAGTTGCAACAAAATGACGGTAAGGTCTTGGTCACCTCGATTCAAAAACTTCATCGGGCGGTCAAAAAAACGCAAGCCCAGCT is a window from the Levilactobacillus yonginensis genome containing:
- a CDS encoding DEAD/DEAH box helicase family protein — protein: MLELSFEKEVVKTLTTGSNQWVERKDLYGATPDQLWANFRDKLNNNNYAKLQGHPLTDTEFNQVKRAIEVRTPYEAAKLLAAENGIGKVEVERDDAKLGTVTLELFWKADVAGGKSSYEVVRQAVRPRLAGTQDVDPDRRFDVTLLINGLPLIQLELKKATVELNQAFNQIEKYAQEGKYTGIYSLLQMFVIMTPDSTAYFANAEPDHFNKAFLFNWRTRDNHPVENGLAFTRQVLNIPMAHKMVSEYTVIDQERQSLILLRPYQIYAIEAVMHRIHDHQDGFVWHTTGSGKTLTSYKTAKLAAQDPGVDKVIFLVDRRDLDEQTTSNFSAYAANDDIAINEAQNTGDLMRKLQQNDGKVLVTSIQKLHRAVKKTQAQLATGKQSRFSKTLKQRVIFFVDEAHRSQFGKMQKEIRAAFVNSNWYG